In Vicingus serpentipes, the following are encoded in one genomic region:
- a CDS encoding ABC transporter permease translates to MSKEKKEIYSKSLSYHAWQRLKKNKLALFGISIICLATLVAVIGPIIRPDSTPKANDQILEITTKKPGFTVDILHVRKNGESEKTSLWSKFSNGVETGYKSLPIYDYSFEGSNIVVEKYTGGDVNNGQILKFNLADVVYPLDHNEVAQSSQNLEFYSVEDGKLSISIDDLKKEIISNNIEAKKFYLGTDKYGRDMLSRLMAGTWISLSVGFISVFISLFIGISLGALAGYFRGWVDDVIMWVINVVWSIPTLLLVIAITLALGKDFWQVFVAVGLTMWVEVARVVRGQVLSIREKEFVEAGRALGFTNGRIIFRHIIPNVLGPVIVISAINFAAAILIEAGLSYLGIGAQPPQATWGKMISEHKGYIITGDAYLAVLPGIAIIIMVLAFVLVGNALRDALDSKSVDDLPAV, encoded by the coding sequence ATGAGTAAAGAAAAAAAAGAAATATATTCGAAATCGTTATCTTACCATGCTTGGCAACGGTTAAAAAAGAATAAATTAGCTTTATTCGGAATTTCGATTATCTGTTTGGCTACCTTAGTGGCTGTAATAGGGCCTATTATCCGTCCTGATTCTACCCCAAAAGCGAATGATCAAATTCTTGAAATTACAACAAAAAAGCCTGGCTTTACTGTAGATATTTTACATGTTAGAAAAAATGGGGAATCTGAGAAAACGAGCTTATGGTCTAAGTTTTCAAATGGAGTAGAAACAGGTTATAAGTCTTTACCAATTTATGATTATAGTTTTGAAGGAAGTAATATTGTTGTAGAAAAATATACTGGAGGAGACGTTAATAATGGGCAAATACTCAAATTTAATTTAGCAGATGTAGTTTATCCGTTAGATCATAATGAGGTAGCTCAATCAAGTCAAAATTTAGAGTTTTATTCTGTGGAAGATGGTAAATTATCTATTTCCATTGATGACCTTAAAAAAGAAATCATATCAAATAATATAGAAGCTAAAAAGTTTTATTTAGGAACCGATAAGTATGGAAGAGACATGCTTAGTCGACTAATGGCAGGAACTTGGATTTCACTTTCTGTAGGCTTTATTTCTGTATTTATTTCGTTGTTTATTGGTATTAGCTTAGGAGCTTTAGCTGGTTATTTTAGAGGCTGGGTTGATGATGTTATTATGTGGGTAATTAATGTTGTTTGGTCTATCCCAACACTTTTATTAGTAATTGCGATAACACTTGCTTTGGGTAAAGATTTTTGGCAAGTATTTGTAGCTGTAGGTTTAACAATGTGGGTTGAAGTTGCAAGGGTTGTCAGAGGTCAAGTTTTAAGTATTAGAGAAAAAGAATTTGTTGAGGCAGGTAGAGCATTAGGTTTTACCAACGGAAGAATTATTTTTAGACATATAATACCCAATGTTTTAGGGCCAGTAATTGTTATTTCGGCAATTAACTTTGCAGCAGCAATTTTAATTGAAGCAGGCTTAAGTTACCTTGGAATTGGAGCACAACCTCCACAGGCTACTTGGGGTAAAATGATTTCAGAGCACAAAGGTTATATAATTACTGGAGACGCTTATTTAGCTGTTTTACCTGGTATTGCTATTATTATTATGGTATTGGCATTTGTGCTCGTAGGAAACGCCCTTAGAGATGCCTTAGATTCAAAATCAGTAGATGATTTACCTGCAGTTTAA